DNA sequence from the Gordonia polyisoprenivorans genome:
CTCGCGCGGGCGCTGCAGGAAACCGACCGGCTCGCCATCGCGTCGTTCACCCTGCGCAACCGGACCCGGATGGCGGCACTGCGGGTCATCGAGCCCGGCGTGATGACGCTGCAGACGCTGTTGTGGCCCGACGAGGTCCGCAAGCCCGACTTCGGTTTCCTCGACGACGACGTCGAGATCCGGGACCAGGAACTGACGATGGCGTCGTCGCTGATCGATTCGATGGCGCAGGACTACGACCCGAGCGAGTTCTCCGATACCTATCAGGAAGAACTGGCCAAACTGATCGACGCGAAATCCGATGGCTCCGAGGCATTCCCGGAAGCCGAGGAGAACTCCACCGAGGATGAGGACTCCGAGGTCGCTGATCTGCTCGCCGCGCTGCGGGCATCGGTGAAGGACCGCGGGCCGGCCGAGGAGGCCGACGACGTCGGCGCATCGAAGGCGCCGGCGAAGAGGGCCGCCAAGAAGGCTCCGGCGAAGAAAACGGCCGCAAAGAAGGCGCCGGCCAAGAAGGCCGCAGCGAAGAAGGCTCCGGCGAAGAAGACGGCGTCGTCGGGATCCGACGACGAGTCGAAGACCGCGGCGAAGAAGACCTCACGCCGCGCGAGCTGAGTCGCGCGCGGCGAAAATCGGTGGCCGCCGACGCCCGGTGTCGGGCAAGCTCGTGAGGTGAGTTCGTCGACGTCCACCCTGCCGCGCGCGCTGCGCCCCTTCGGCGGTGGGCAGTACCGGTTGCTCGCTGCGGGCCTGATGTTCGCCCTGTTCTCCGACGGCGTGTGGACGATCACGCTGGTGTGGCAGGTTATCGGTCTCGGCGGGGGACCGGGCCAGGTGTCGCTGGCGACCGGCCTGGCCGCGGTCGGCATGGTGATCTCGACGCTGGCCGGCGGCGTGCTAGCCGACCGGGTGTCGCAGCGTTCCATCATCATCGGGCTCGAGATCGTCAAGATGGCGGTCTTCGCGGTCGTGGCGTTCTGCGCGATCGGCGGGGTCCTGACGATGCCCATCGTGGCCGTGGCGGCCGTCTTCGGCGGGATCACCACGGGCATGTACTACCCCGCATACTCGGCGTTGTTGCCGGGCATCGTCGCCGCCGATGAACTCCAGGCCGCCAACGGCATCGAGGGCATCGTCCGGCCGGTGCTGTTCCAGGCGGCCGGCCCGATGATCGCCGGAGCGGTGATCGCCGCGGCCGCGCCCGCCCAGGCGGCGCTCGTCGCCGCGGTGGCCAGTGTCGGCTCGGCACTGTGCTATCTGCGGATGCGTCCGGTGCCGTTGCGTCGTGACCCGAAGACCTTGCGCGGTCCCGCGATTGCCTCGATCGTCAGCGATCTGGCGGAGGGATTCGCCTACATGTGGCGCACCCCGTGGTTGTGGTCGACGCTGTTCTTCGCGACCATCCTCGTGCTGGCGACGATGGGGCCGATCGAGGTACTCATCCCGTTCGCGTTGCAGGAGCGGGTGCACGGCGGCGCCGGTGATCATTCGCTGGTGCTTGCAGCCTTCGGCGCCGGCGCTGCGATCAGCTCGCTGGTGTTCGCCTCGATCCCGATGCCGCGGCGATACCTCACGTTGATGTTCGGACTGTGGGGCTGGTCGTCGATCCCGTTGGTGCTCATGGGTGTTGCCGGGCACACGTGGGTGTTCATCATCGCCGGATTCATCATGGGGGTGCTGTTCGACGGGCCGATGGTGTTGTGGGGCACGCTGTTACAGCGCCGCGTCCCGCCTGCGCTGCTGGGCCGGGTGGCCAGCCTGGATTTCTTCGTCTCGGTGGTGCTGATGCCGGTGTCGATGGCGTTGGCGGCCCCCGTCAGCCACGCGATCGGACTCACCGCGACGTTCGTGGTGTGCGGACTGGCGCCGGTCCCCTTCGCGGCGGTCTTCTACGTCGCGGCCCGACTGTGGCGTGACGAGATCGATCACCCGCTCGATCTGTCCACTCCCGGGCCGGCCGTCGCGGTGATGCACGACGAGATGTCGGCGTCGGCATATGTCGACGCCGACCACGTCAGGGCGTCCGATCAGGACTGATCCGCCGCGCCGAGGAACTCCGCGGCGGCCTCGACGATCGACTCCGTCAGTGCCGAGAGCAGGGGCGAGGCGAGCTTCCAGTAATGCCAGTAGAGCGGGACGTCGACGCGCCGGTCGGTGAAGGTGACCAGGCGTCCCGAGTCGAGCGCGTCGGCGATCTGCACCCGCGGCACCGCTCCCCAGCCCATCCCGTATTCGACCGCTCGGTGGTACTCGGTGGAGGCCGGGATGTAGACCGCCGGCGGATCGGCCGGTGACGGACTGAGCATGCGCAGTACCTCGCGCTGCAGATTGTCGCTGCGGTCGTACTGCACCATCGGCGCCCGGGCCAACGCGGCCTCGGTCGGACCGTCCGGCATCCATCGGGCCAGGTAGTCCGGGGTGGCGACCGGGATGTAGCGCATGACGCCGAGCGTCTGCATCCGGCAGCCGCGGATGCGGTCCGGGACCGAGCTGATCGCCCCCAGCACCTCACCGGTCCGCAGATGGTCGGCGTTGCGGCTCTCGTCGTCGCGGATCACCTCGACGGCGGCCAGATGGCCGTGATGAAAGCGGGCCAGCGCGGGCAGCAGCCAGGTGGCCAGCGAGTCGGCGTTGGCCGCGATCGGTAGGTGCACGAGGGGTTGGTCGGCGTCGTGAGCGCCGTCGGAGGGCGCGCCCGCCAGCTCCAGCCGCGCCTCGGTGGCCAGCAGTTCCCACTGTTCGGCCAGACGGAGCAACACCTCCCCGTCACGCGTCGCCCGCACCGGTTTGGTGCGCTGGACCAGCACCCGACCGACGGAGTGCTCCATGGCCTTGATGCGCTGGCTGATCGCCGACGGCGTGACGTGCAACTGTGCCGCCGCGGCCTCGAAAGTGCCGGCACGCAACACGGTCGCCAGCGTCTGCAGGCCGTCCTGACTGACATCCATATTAAGTC
Encoded proteins:
- a CDS encoding Ku protein translates to MATMRSIWKGDLSFGLVNVPVKVYSATESHDRKSYQVDSSDGTRIRYRRVREGTDTEVEFSDIANAYESSAGDTVILTKDDLASLPVQKSPEISILEFVPVDQVDPIYFDKPYYLEPSSKSPKAYVLLARALQETDRLAIASFTLRNRTRMAALRVIEPGVMTLQTLLWPDEVRKPDFGFLDDDVEIRDQELTMASSLIDSMAQDYDPSEFSDTYQEELAKLIDAKSDGSEAFPEAEENSTEDEDSEVADLLAALRASVKDRGPAEEADDVGASKAPAKRAAKKAPAKKTAAKKAPAKKAAAKKAPAKKTASSGSDDESKTAAKKTSRRAS
- a CDS encoding MFS transporter — encoded protein: MSSSTSTLPRALRPFGGGQYRLLAAGLMFALFSDGVWTITLVWQVIGLGGGPGQVSLATGLAAVGMVISTLAGGVLADRVSQRSIIIGLEIVKMAVFAVVAFCAIGGVLTMPIVAVAAVFGGITTGMYYPAYSALLPGIVAADELQAANGIEGIVRPVLFQAAGPMIAGAVIAAAAPAQAALVAAVASVGSALCYLRMRPVPLRRDPKTLRGPAIASIVSDLAEGFAYMWRTPWLWSTLFFATILVLATMGPIEVLIPFALQERVHGGAGDHSLVLAAFGAGAAISSLVFASIPMPRRYLTLMFGLWGWSSIPLVLMGVAGHTWVFIIAGFIMGVLFDGPMVLWGTLLQRRVPPALLGRVASLDFFVSVVLMPVSMALAAPVSHAIGLTATFVVCGLAPVPFAAVFYVAARLWRDEIDHPLDLSTPGPAVAVMHDEMSASAYVDADHVRASDQD
- a CDS encoding LysR family transcriptional regulator ArgP; protein product: MDVSQDGLQTLATVLRAGTFEAAAAQLHVTPSAISQRIKAMEHSVGRVLVQRTKPVRATRDGEVLLRLAEQWELLATEARLELAGAPSDGAHDADQPLVHLPIAANADSLATWLLPALARFHHGHLAAVEVIRDDESRNADHLRTGEVLGAISSVPDRIRGCRMQTLGVMRYIPVATPDYLARWMPDGPTEAALARAPMVQYDRSDNLQREVLRMLSPSPADPPAVYIPASTEYHRAVEYGMGWGAVPRVQIADALDSGRLVTFTDRRVDVPLYWHYWKLASPLLSALTESIVEAAAEFLGAADQS